The Penicillium psychrofluorescens genome assembly, chromosome: 2 nucleotide sequence GGGCTCGGACTCGTCCATGACCAAAGTCATTCAGAATGCCAGGGCGGCAACGACAAAGGAGCAGAACATGACCCTGCTGCAGGGCATCAAGCTCTACCCCAAGGCCGTTGCGTGGAGCATCCTCATCTCCACGTGTATTGCCATGGAGGGGTACGATATCAGTCTGGTCAACAATTTTTACGCGTTCAGCACGTTCAATCACAAATATGGCACCCAAATGGCGGATGGCACGTACCAAGTCACTGCACCGGTAGGTTTGGCACCGAAAGAATAAGAATACGGGATGTTAACGTCGGCTATGTACAGTGGCAAGCGGGTCTGAGCAACGGCGCCTATGTCGGCGAGATCATCGGATTGTTCTTCAACGGTTGGGCTTCGGAGCGCTTCGGATATCGGTACACAATTATGGCCTGCTTGATTCTGATCTCCGCCTGGacggccatcttcttcacggcCCAGAACGTGCAGTCCctgctggcggcggagatCCTCAGCGGCATTCCCTGGGGTGTCTTTCAGACTTTGACCATCACCTACGCCTCGGAGGTATGCCCGGTCGCCCTGCGAGGGTATTTGACTACATATGTCAACTTTTGTTGGGGTCTAGGCCAGCTCATTGGTGTCGGTGTAATCAAGGGGATGTTGAACCGGGACGACCAGTGGGCATACCGTATCCCATATGGCTTGCAGTGGATGTGGCCCCTTCCGCTCTTCATCGGCATTTTCCTTGCACCCGAATCACCCTGGTGGCTGGTCCGAAAAGGTCGCACGCAGGATGCGAAACGTGCGCTAGAGCGGTTGACCAGCAAGAACCGCGAGACCGATTTTGATTCGGAAGAAACCATTGCCATGATGGTGCATACCACGGCTCTGGAGGCCAAAATCACAAACGGTGCCAGTTACTTGGACTGTTTCAGAGGCACAGATCTGCGCCGCACCGAGATCGTTTGCATGGTGTGGGCTATCCAGAATCTCAGCGGAaattccttctccaactACTCGACATACTTTCTCGAACAGGCCGGCCTcagctcttccacctcctACGCCTTCGCCATGGGTCAGTACAGCATCAACATGGTGGGCGTGTTTGGTGCATGGTTCCTGATGACGCTGGGTATCGGTCGTCGCTCGCTTTGTCTGTACGGACTGTGCGGACTGTGCGTCATGCTGCTCGTCATGGGTTTCCTCGGACTCGTCCCCGAGGATCACCGCAACCAATCGTCCCTGGCCACAGGCTCGATGATGCTCGTCTGGGCCATGTTTTACCAGCTGACCGTCGGCACGGTCTGCTACTCGCTCGTGGCTGAGCTGTCGACGCGCCGGCTGCAGATCAAGACCGTCGTCCTGGGCCGCTGTCTCTACAACATCGTCGCCATTATCTGCGGTGTTCTAACCCCCTACATGCTCAACCCGAGCGCGTGGAATTGGGGAAACTACGCCGGCTTCTTCTGGGGCGGCATATGCTTCCTCTGCATCATCTACGCGTACTTCCGCGTTCCCGAGCCGCGCGGCCGCTCGTTCGCTGAGCTGGATCTACTCTTTGAGCGCAAAGTTGGCGCCCGCAAGTTCGCTTCCACTGAGGTCGACGTCTTCGAGGAGACGGTCGAGGAGGGCGTCATCAACGATTACCGCGAGCAGAAGAGCGACACGACGGATCCCAgcgaggtggagaagaacCCTAACGAGAATTATAGGTAATGTGCCCAGGAGTATCATGGTGATGTTTCTCTTGCTTTTTTCTCtgccttgagctgctcatcCTGAATGTACATATTCATATCACATCATACATAATAATATATTTACGAGCGATACAGCATATCCAAAAGATCTGAAAAAGAATAACTGAATAATTAACCAGTGCATTTGAATAAGCAAAACTAATTAGCTGTCAACGTCGACGCCTTGTTCTGTGTCAATCAGGTACCTCTTTTTAAGCTGCAATAGCAAGTGGCTTAACGCGCTGCTGAGAATTCCGCCATTTCAAGTGGCCATAAATCGCAGGACCTTAGTGGGTCCGGCGAGTAAGTTTCACCTCGATACCGGTCTGTCGCACAAAGAAGCTATTATGCGTCACCCAATCCTTCTCCGGATGAGCCAGCTTGATATTGTAGCGCGACACAAGAGTTGCAATAACCTTGTACACCTCTAGTAGGCCCAGATGCTTTCCAATACAGATACGGCTTCCACCGCCAAAAGCAAAGTCAGCATTGTTCATTGATCGCAGACGTTCTTGGAACGCATCCTCTGTCTCCCGCGTCTCATCGCGGAGCCATCTCTCTGGACGGAACACTTCGGCATCTTCGCCCCAGACAGACGCATTGCGCCCCAAAATGTAGGGGTTCATGCCAACTATGGAGCCCGCGGGAACGAAACGTCCATCGGGGAGGATGAGACCACTCTTTGGCACGTATCGTTCCAGGAGCATGGAGACACTGGGATGACATCTCATTGCCTCACGTACCACGGCATCCAAATATGGGCTCTCCTTGGCGGATTTGTAGGATACTACCGTGGCTCCAGAGGTAGGATCATGTGCGGGAATCTCGGCGCTCAGACGCTGCCAGACGTGAGGGTgcttcaaggagaagtaCAATACCGCGTTAAGGGTGATACCCGTCGTGTCGGCTCCTGCAATCATGTTGATCATCAGATACGAGACGATTTGCATgtcatccaccacatccgGGAATTTCTCCTTGGTCTCGATGAATTTGTCTAGGAAGTCGGGCTTGCTTGGGTCATGGTAGTCGGTGTCCTTGTTCTGAAGTCGGTCCATGAGGTGCTGGATCGAGATGTTGGTGATGGTTCCGAAGGACGGGGGCCCAATCCGGTAAACAGGGTTCTTGTCCAACAAGTGGTCCAGGATTGGCATTTGTCCGACCATGGAAAAGTAGTCCATGGCGACATTCGCGGTGCTTAGGGTCTTGTCAAAATCATAGCCCTTGTCCAGGTATCCAATGGGTTGGCTGAAAGTGGCCTTGCCCACCACGTCCCAGGTGTCTGGACAATCAATTAGTCTAAATCTTGCAAGTATCGGTAATgcaccgacgaggatggaACTTACAGAACTCAATCCATTCGCCTAGATCGCATGTTTTAGTGGAATTAGATCCATCAATGAACTTCTCCTCCAGACGCTGACAGAAGTACTGAATCATCTCATCTATATGGGGTTCCAACGGAAGCACCCCGGTCATGGAATAGTGCTTTGAGATGGGTCGCTTCTGCTGTGCATGGATTTCAGAATTGCACTCGCTGAAGAGATTGTAGATGATTTTGCCGTTATTTTTGGCGCTACTGCCATGATAGAACTCGGTCTGTCACAGATCACGGTCAATAATAGCAACCACCACTTGATGTAGGAGACACCCACCTTCAGATAATCTGCTTTGGTGTTGTAGATTGTCTTGACCAACTCGGGGATATCCAGGTCCAGCACATTGGGGGCAATGCGCACCACCGGACCGTACTTCTTGTGTAACTCGTGGATGACCACTTGGTACTTTCCCTGTCGAACGTGAAACATGCGCCATAGATTCGTCCAGCCTATTAATATATGACATGTCAGTACGGAATGGGCTCCATTCGTCAGGGCCAATCGGCCTCGGGAGAATATTGGTCGGCTTACCGGCGAGGAAGGGGCCAGGAAACTGGCGCAGCGGTGACAAGAGATATGTCGTCAGATACCAGATCGACAGACCTGTCAGCAAGGCACAGCCAAGCGTGGTGGCAGCATCCTTATTCTCGTAACCAAACATCGCTGTCAAAGGGAACTCTTTATACTAATGGTGTTATGTAGACAATGATACTTGACAGCAGTTTTAGGGGGGATTGGGCACACCCCGGAAGCGAGCCTCGAAAATCCGGCATATATAGGCTGCGCGTCTACGGGGGAAAGCTAACCAGCCTGACACTGCCGATCGCACGGGTCCCACAAATGGGATACGATCCGCTAACCGTTAGCGACATAATTGTCAAAGTTAGATGCTACATTTAATGGGCCTAGATGCTTTTTCGTGAACGCACGGCCGCGTTGAAAAGTACGTCCGTGAGCCTAAGAAGGTTAGAAAATCGACAAGTCAATTGTGCCAAGGAGACCTAGCAGGGGTTCGACACCAGCCGACGAGTCATTCTTGTAACCCGGAAGAAACTCTACTTCCCCCGGCGGGCCGTCCCCCGGTGACACTTGACATGTCGAATACACGGACTGTTGCcgctggaaagaaaaaagcacAAAAAGTACAAGGACCGTGGGAAGTCCCCATGTGAGCGCTGCCACGAGCCATTCTCGAGCTAAAACTTTGCCATTGTCCCAACCGACTAACGTCTCCTTGGACCAGTAATAAAGGTGATTGCATAATGAGGCACTTAAGAGATACTACAAATGGAAATAAGAGGAATAGAGTTTGGTTGTCCTCGTTTCAG carries:
- a CDS encoding uncharacterized protein (ID:PFLUO_003893-T1.cds;~source:funannotate), with amino-acid sequence MAEPKAQDPIETAVEPGDEQLQYYPTTEGPGSDSSMTKVIQNARAATTKEQNMTLLQGIKLYPKAVAWSILISTCIAMEGYDISLVNNFYAFSTFNHKYGTQMADGTYQVTAPWQAGLSNGAYVGEIIGLFFNGWASERFGYRYTIMACLILISAWTAIFFTAQNVQSLLAAEILSGIPWGVFQTLTITYASEVCPVALRGYLTTYVNFCWGLGQLIGVGVIKGMLNRDDQWAYRIPYGLQWMWPLPLFIGIFLAPESPWWLVRKGRTQDAKRALERLTSKNRETDFDSEETIAMMVHTTALEAKITNGASYLDCFRGTDLRRTEIVCMVWAIQNLSGNSFSNYSTYFLEQAGLSSSTSYAFAMGQYSINMVGVFGAWFLMTLGIGRRSLCLYGLCGLCVMLLVMGFLGLVPEDHRNQSSLATGSMMLVWAMFYQLTVGTVCYSLVAELSTRRLQIKTVVLGRCLYNIVAIICGVLTPYMLNPSAWNWGNYAGFFWGGICFLCIIYAYFRVPEPRGRSFAELDLLFERKVGARKFASTEVDVFEETVEEGVINDYREQKSDTTDPSEVEKNPNENYR
- a CDS encoding uncharacterized protein (ID:PFLUO_003894-T1.cds;~source:funannotate), producing MFGYENKDAATTLGCALLTGLSIWYLTTYLLSPLRQFPGPFLAGWTNLWRMFHVRQGKYQVVIHELHKKYGPVVRIAPNVLDLDIPELVKTIYNTKADYLKTEFYHGSSAKNNGKIIYNLFSECNSEIHAQQKRPISKHYSMTGVLPLEPHIDEMIQYFCQRLEEKFIDGSNSTKTCDLGEWIEFYTWDVVGKATFSQPIGYLDKGYDFDKTLSTANVAMDYFSMVGQMPILDHLLDKNPVYRIGPPSFGTITNISIQHLMDRLQNKDTDYHDPSKPDFLDKFIETKEKFPDVVDDMQIVSYLMINMIAGADTTGITLNAVLYFSLKHPHVWQRLSAEIPAHDPTSGATVVSYKSAKESPYLDAVVREAMRCHPSVSMLLERYVPKSGLILPDGRFVPAGSIVGMNPYILGRNASVWGEDAEVFRPERWLRDETRETEDAFQERLRSMNNADFAFGGGSRICIGKHLGLLEVYKVIATLVSRYNIKLAHPEKDWVTHNSFFVRQTGIEVKLTRRTH